AAAACCATGGGGCTGTAAAAGTTGAAGGTGGCGTAGTGGTTTTGTGCAGCGTCCATAAAGACTTCTTCGGTTGTAGCGGCACTACCAGGAGCAAAAACAACTCCATACATAGAAATAGCCAGCAGACCATCTTCCCGGATACTGTTGGAAAAATATTTACCGATGTGGGAAGCGAAAATATTTACTGGTTCATGCCCATAAAACCATGTGGGAACAGCAAGACTTTCAGCACCATTCGGATAAAGATCAACGACCTCGCGCGCACGTCCAATGTATCCTGGATCCATTGTGCCATCAGACTTTGAGTAATTCGGTGTTCTGGCCAAAATCGAGATAGCCTTGTCCAGCGCGTCATCGTCTGCGGTAGCAAGATAGGCGCCTAGATTCGCTGCTTCCATAATGCCGGGTCCACCGCCACTGGTGATGAAAAATCCAGCGCGAGTAAGCAGTCGAGCCAATTCCACAGTCTTTCGGTAATAAGGATCATCACGCGTAGCCAGGTGCCCACCCATGATCCCTACCGCCTTACGCACGGTCAATCCGGTTTCTTCATCGTATCCCAACAACTCCTTGATCGCCGTATCGATGGAGTAATCGTGAATACGTTGCGACAGAGCTTCCATGATGTCGGCATCATGTCCGCCATGCGCATCGAAATGTCTGTTAATTCGTACATCGAGACTGTTATTTTCGACGGGATCGTACCCTGTCATCAACTCTTGAGGTGAATACAGCGATGTACGATACGGGTTATACGGCAGCCCCACAAACGGCGCAAAAAATTGTGCACCTTTGCGCATCAGCACAGTTACTTCGTCGACGCTTTCCAGTTTGCATCCGAGAAACATTGTGTTTTCCGTATTCACTTGCTCCCAATTCACACAGAGAATAGCGACATCAAGCCCCTGAACAACGCAGTTTTTCAAAGAGCCATCGCGAATATGCGCGATAAACGTGTCTAAATCCCGAATGGTTTCGTACTTAAGTGGGCGAGGTTTAAGTTGTTGCACAAATCACCTAGTTGAGTCGGAGTCCTGAGATCTAAACGATTTTTCCCTTTCGGGATTGGGCGTTGCCATCGGCGCGCCTTCAGTATGATAAATGGGTCGCGATTCCGGCTCGGCTTCGGCTGTTCGGCGGTCTACGTCAATCGGCTTGACCTCAGTGCCTTGCTTGAGTTCATCGCTGCCATGCAAAGCAACCTTATCACCCTGGTTGATGTCGCCGAAGATCTCCACCATGTTACCCATCATCTGCCCACGCTTTACTTTTACCCATTCGATCTTATTGTCTCGGTTTATGCGACAGACAAAAGTTTCAATGGTGGAATTTGTTTCTACAGCAGTCAGCGGCACGAACATCGTCGGATGCTGACGCTTGGTGGGCCAATACACTTCGCAGAACATGCCGGGCAACACGCGATTATCGTGGTTCCAGTAATTCAGCTCAACGGGCATGGTTCGGGTCTTCTGGTCAAGATAATTTCCCAACCGGGCCACCGTGCCAGTGAATTTTTCACCGGGGTGAGTGGAGACAGTAAATTGCACTTTAGCACCGGGAATGACACCACTTGTGTCGATCTCCGGAACAGGAGCGATGATGCGCAACAGATTTAGCTGCTGAATGCGAACAATAGGCGGATAAGCGCCCTTGCCGAGCGGTCCGACGAAGCTGCCCACATGCATGTTGCGTTCAGTTATGTATCCATCGAACGGAGCTGCAATCGTCAAGTAATCGGCAATGTCTGCGTAGTTTTTGGTTGCTTGACCTTGCGAAACGACTGAGTTCTTCAGGGCAGTGACTGCATTTTGGGCCGCTCGTACATTTTCCTGCCATGCCCGCAGTTTTTCCCGGTCTGCAGCCACTATTTTCTCAAGTACGATCACTTCGTTTGCGGACACAACACCGGGCACGAGCGACGCTTCCTTTGTGCGCGTGTATGTATCGTTATCACCTTCCAACTTGGCAGTTACTTCAAGAACCTGCGCTTTTGCACTGGCAAGACGCGATTCAGCTTCATGGAGCTGCCCACTCACCGCTTGCGTCTTTGAATAAGCCTCATTAGTTTGTGCGTGCAATTCCGGTGCGATCAAGCCAACCATGAGCTGACCTTTTTTCACAACAGAACCGCGGTCTACGCCGATCCACTTGATGAAGCCAGGCACCTTCGGGTAAATCGCAACGTCCTGATAGGCTTCTATTTCACCTGGAATTTGATCCACGCGGTCTAGAGTCTTCAACTGCACTGCCACTACCGGCAGTTCTCGCACAGTATCTGTACTGTCACCTACAACTTCTTTAGTGGAGTTCGAGCAAGATGAAAGACTGAGCGAAAGACAAACGGGCAGTATGGAACGCACAAGAAAGGCAGCAACAGATTTAGCGGCAGTCGCAATCTTCCTGTCGAGCTGGTCGCTTCGCTCACGGCGGTATTCCTCGAAATTCCTGAGCGCTGAAATTCGAATTGTCATTGCATTCGCCTGCTTATTCATTGTCTGTTTCAGTTCCATTGCCTTAAACAATTCTCTCCTATTCGCCTCGATCGTCAGGGTGCATCGATGGTGATACCAATGAAGTCTTCTCTTGAATAAGGGCAAAAACCAGCGGCAATATTGTCAGGGCGGATATTGTCGATGCAGTCAAACCGCCGATCACTGCGCGACCAAGCGGAGCACTCTGCGCGCCGCCACCGCCCAGCGCGAGTGCCATCGGCACCATACCAGCCACCATGGCGATAGACGTCATGAGAATCGGACGCAAGCGCTCCTCGGCGCCTTTTAACGCCGCTTCCTCAGCAGACAAGCCGTCTAATCGATTACGTTCGGCGAAAGAAACAAGCAAAATTGCGTTTGAAACGCCGACACCAATAGCCATAATGGCGCCCATAAACGATTCCACATTGAGTGTTGTATGCGTGCTCCACAGAGCCAGAAGAACTCCAAAAATAATAGCCGGAGCAGTAGACAGAACAATGGTCGCGAGCCTGGGCGACTGGAAGTATGAGGTCAACATCAAAAAGATGACACAGATAGCCAGTCCCAAACCGCCAAACAAGTGATTGAAAGTATCTTTCAAAACAGGAACTTGTGCCCCTACTTTTGCACGAACGCCTCGGGGCGGTTTCCCTGCTCTGTCCAGAGCCTTCTCAACCTCCTCACCGACGTTGCCCAGATCCTTTCCGGAGATGTTGGCAGTTAAGGTCACCATTCTCATCATATTGTCGCGATCGTACTCACCGACGCATTTTCCGTACTGCACTTTGGCAACGTCACCGATCAATGGATGCTGGCGATTTTCGGAGCGCATAGCGGGAAACTGCTGAATGTCTTCAATCGACCTGATCTGGTCCTGCGGCACCTGCACCTGCACTTGATACGATACGCCGGTCTTTCTATCCATCCAGAAATTTTCCAGAATATATCGGCTTGATGATGTAGCAGGAACCAATGAATTACCGATTTGCTGCGGATTGAGATTAAACTGCCCAGCCAGTTCCCTGTCGATATTGATATCGACTGTAGGATAATCTTGCGGCTGACCGTACTGCAAATCGCGTAGATAAGGAATCTTCGCCATCTCATTTTTGACTCGCTCAGCAAAAATCTTGTTTTCGGTCAAATCCGGCCCCTTCACGATAACCGCGATAGGCGTGGGCGAGCCAAGGTTCATAATCTGACTGACGAGGTCGCCCGGTTCGAAAGAATATGCAACATCAGGCATGTCTTTTGCGAAGCGCTTGCGCAATTTGTCTTTGAATGCCGACAGCTCGATGTGAGCTTCCTTGCGCAGCTTGAAGTCCATAACCGCCTCGTGCGGACCACTGGTCCACAAGAAAACAGAGCTGATGACAAACTGCACAGGCTGCTGACCGGCGTATCCCAGACTGGCGATCAAGTTACCCGGTCCGGCTTCCTCTTTGATGATTTCGATAGTCTTCAAGACTTTCTGTTCGGTCACTTCAACACGAGTGCCGGTTGCAGCTCTGATGCGGATGCGAAACTCTTCAGCATCAGCACCGGGGAACAACTCGCGCCCGATCTGAGTGAAGAGGAGCACGCTCAGCGAAATGAAAACAACCAGATAGATTGGAATGATGACGTTGCGCAGAGGCATTCCGCGTCTGACCAGGCCCGCGAATCGGCGCTGAAATTTATGGAAGCCGCCTTCCTCGCCACCCTCTTTTTGCGCTTTGACGAGCCAAACCGCCATGACCGGAACTAGTGTGCTGGAAAGAAGGAAAGAGGAAACCATGGCGAATCCGACCGCCAGTGATAGCGGAACGAAAAGCGCACGAGTGATACCAGTCATGAAAAACGACGGCACGAAAACGGCCAGAATCGACATCATCGCCAGAAAGCGCGGCACCATCGTCTCGACACCAGCTGCAAGAGTGGCGCGCGTTATTGCTTCTCCTTTAGAAAGATGCACGTGGATGTTTTCAATATTTACTGTCGCTTCATCGACCAGAATCCCGATTGCAAGTGCCAATCCCGAAAGCGTCTGAATGTTAATCGTCTGCCCCGTCATCCACAACGCCACCGAAGCCCCCATCAGGGCGCAGGGAATCGTGGTGACGACGATCAGTGTGCTGCGTAAGTCTCGCAGGAACAGCAAGATCATCAAACCAGGCAACATAGCGCCGAGCGCTCCTTCCTGCAATACGTCTGCAATAGAATCAGTCACCTTTTTAGATTGATCGAACTCGTAACTGAGCTTCACATCAGGCGGGAGAATCGCCTGCATTCGTGGCAATGCAGCCCGCAGAGCATTGACAACAGAAACGGTGGAAGCGTCTGCTCTTTTGATTACAGGCACATAGACTGTGCGCTTGCCGTTGTATAAAGCGTATCCTGCCAGGATGTCACTGGAATCCGTGATGGTCGCGATGTCTCGCATAAATACTGTCGGTCCCGGTCCCATCTTGATGGGAAGGTACTCGAGCTGCTTGATATCTGGCAAGTCTGTATTGACCGGCGAAATGCGCATGTAATCGCCCGTGCGCACGTTACCGGCCGGGGTGATCATGTTGCCTGTAGCGAGGGCATTTACGATCATGTCTCCAGAAATATTGAATTGCCGCAGTTTTTGAGCATTGA
This portion of the Candidatus Melainabacteria bacterium genome encodes:
- a CDS encoding efflux RND transporter periplasmic adaptor subunit; amino-acid sequence: MFKAMELKQTMNKQANAMTIRISALRNFEEYRRERSDQLDRKIATAAKSVAAFLVRSILPVCLSLSLSSCSNSTKEVVGDSTDTVRELPVVAVQLKTLDRVDQIPGEIEAYQDVAIYPKVPGFIKWIGVDRGSVVKKGQLMVGLIAPELHAQTNEAYSKTQAVSGQLHEAESRLASAKAQVLEVTAKLEGDNDTYTRTKEASLVPGVVSANEVIVLEKIVAADREKLRAWQENVRAAQNAVTALKNSVVSQGQATKNYADIADYLTIAAPFDGYITERNMHVGSFVGPLGKGAYPPIVRIQQLNLLRIIAPVPEIDTSGVIPGAKVQFTVSTHPGEKFTGTVARLGNYLDQKTRTMPVELNYWNHDNRVLPGMFCEVYWPTKRQHPTMFVPLTAVETNSTIETFVCRINRDNKIEWVKVKRGQMMGNMVEIFGDINQGDKVALHGSDELKQGTEVKPIDVDRRTAEAEPESRPIYHTEGAPMATPNPEREKSFRSQDSDSTR
- a CDS encoding efflux RND transporter permease subunit, translated to MWLIGASMRRPITIVVGIISLFLAAFMALSTMKQDIFPDLNIPSIYVVQGYGGMAPDQMEGYLVSTYEIHFLYIPGVDHIESKSIQNISMIQIFFHPGTNMAEALSTTVAMVDRARTLMPPGTLEPFVLRFDAGSLPVGQLVLSSPTKTIDQIQDLAFVRVRPDLGTIPGASAPPPMGGNARTIVVNVNAQKLRQFNISGDMIVNALATGNMITPAGNVRTGDYMRISPVNTDLPDIKQLEYLPIKMGPGPTVFMRDIATITDSSDILAGYALYNGKRTVYVPVIKRADASTVSVVNALRAALPRMQAILPPDVKLSYEFDQSKKVTDSIADVLQEGALGAMLPGLMILLFLRDLRSTLIVVTTIPCALMGASVALWMTGQTINIQTLSGLALAIGILVDEATVNIENIHVHLSKGEAITRATLAAGVETMVPRFLAMMSILAVFVPSFFMTGITRALFVPLSLAVGFAMVSSFLLSSTLVPVMAVWLVKAQKEGGEEGGFHKFQRRFAGLVRRGMPLRNVIIPIYLVVFISLSVLLFTQIGRELFPGADAEEFRIRIRAATGTRVEVTEQKVLKTIEIIKEEAGPGNLIASLGYAGQQPVQFVISSVFLWTSGPHEAVMDFKLRKEAHIELSAFKDKLRKRFAKDMPDVAYSFEPGDLVSQIMNLGSPTPIAVIVKGPDLTENKIFAERVKNEMAKIPYLRDLQYGQPQDYPTVDINIDRELAGQFNLNPQQIGNSLVPATSSSRYILENFWMDRKTGVSYQVQVQVPQDQIRSIEDIQQFPAMRSENRQHPLIGDVAKVQYGKCVGEYDRDNMMRMVTLTANISGKDLGNVGEEVEKALDRAGKPPRGVRAKVGAQVPVLKDTFNHLFGGLGLAICVIFLMLTSYFQSPRLATIVLSTAPAIIFGVLLALWSTHTTLNVESFMGAIMAIGVGVSNAILLVSFAERNRLDGLSAEEAALKGAEERLRPILMTSIAMVAGMVPMALALGGGGAQSAPLGRAVIGGLTASTISALTILPLVFALIQEKTSLVSPSMHPDDRGE